In Oncorhynchus nerka isolate Pitt River linkage group LG26, Oner_Uvic_2.0, whole genome shotgun sequence, one DNA window encodes the following:
- the LOC115110260 gene encoding telethonin-like, whose translation MQVCTVIEKRAGAVVGAELACSVREENQAQRESYKADWNSVNMKTRAMDRQTMNMNDDSRRETYTRQWEARSLAQACPSGVYRVGTVERGVREHQLLPKRNTLPLPIFTPAQLGIRLGRGAPHTQEDLRPFPIPDGACPGKRAVVEITQDLPPAKPLRMEFAKAPKALGRSVSQEVQRG comes from the exons ATGCAGGTGTGTACCGTTATTGAGAAGCGTGCTGGGGCCGTGGTGGGGGCTGAGCTGGCCTGCAGCGTACGGGAGgagaaccaggctcagagggagAGCTACAAAGCTGACTGGAACAGTGTTAACATGAAGACCCGGGCCATGGACAG GCAGACAATGAACATGAACGATGACTCTCGTCGGGAGACCTACACTCGTCAGTGGGAGGCTCGCTCTCTGGCCCAGGCCTGTCCCTCGGGGGTGTACAGAGTGGGCACCGTGGAGAGGGGTGTGAGGGAGCACCAGCTCCTGCCCAAGAGGAACACCCTGCCCCTGCCCATCTTCACCCCTGCACAGCTGGGCATCCGGCTGGGTCGCGGAGCACCACACACCCAGGAGGACCTCCGTCCCTTCCCCATCCCCGACGGTGCCTGCCCTGGCAAGAGGGCCGTGGTCGAGATCACACAGGACCTGCCCCCCGCCAAGCCACTCAGGATGGAGTTCGCCAAGGCGCCCAAAGCACTGGGCCGCTCCGTGTCACAGGAGGTCCAGAGAgggtga